From a region of the Mesomycoplasma ovipneumoniae ATCC 29419 genome:
- a CDS encoding TdeIII family type II restriction endonuclease encodes MDKLKQKSIEAIVESSISSFSIGLEEKYTKELDDPDGVINREKNNPFIAELGEEFMFYSAFVRSFDSSFGKILENIGNNIAKLSYDVRKNVKSYLLPQQSQHVDYMISGYEKHTKPKVTDYNSFNCMIPQDTRSFEKDHVTDHYFYKKDTKEHFLIELKAGGDLDNKKAKTEKIALLQEYFILKNSLEENSQDTIKIFLATAYNSFGEGNIWKQDRVKQFFAEEELLIGRDYWNFVCDDKDGFDIVFKQYQKSCQHIKLSLVRIKKLYFNDKK; translated from the coding sequence ATGGATAAATTAAAACAAAAATCTATAGAAGCTATAGTCGAAAGTTCTATCTCAAGTTTTTCTATTGGATTAGAAGAAAAATATACAAAAGAACTAGATGACCCAGATGGAGTTATTAATAGGGAAAAAAACAATCCTTTTATAGCTGAATTAGGGGAAGAATTTATGTTTTATAGTGCTTTTGTTAGAAGTTTTGACAGCTCATTTGGAAAAATATTAGAAAATATCGGAAATAACATTGCTAAATTATCTTATGATGTAAGAAAAAATGTGAAATCATATTTATTACCGCAGCAATCTCAACATGTTGACTATATGATATCAGGTTATGAAAAACATACTAAACCTAAAGTTACTGATTACAATTCTTTTAACTGTATGATTCCACAGGATACAAGAAGTTTTGAAAAAGACCATGTAACAGATCATTATTTTTATAAAAAGGATACAAAAGAACATTTTTTAATTGAATTAAAAGCAGGAGGAGATTTGGATAATAAAAAAGCTAAAACAGAAAAAATAGCTTTACTTCAAGAGTATTTCATTCTTAAAAATTCACTTGAAGAAAATAGCCAAGATACAATAAAAATATTTTTAGCTACTGCATATAATTCATTTGGTGAAGGAAATATTTGGAAACAAGATAGAGTGAAGCAGTTTTTTGCAGAAGAAGAATTACTTATTGGTAGGGATTATTGGAATTTTGTTTGTGATGATAAGGATGGATTCGATATTGTATTTAAACAATATCAAAAAAGCTGCCAGCATATAAAATTATCACTTGTAAGGATAAAAAAACTGTATTTTAATGATAAAAAATAA
- a CDS encoding DNA adenine methylase: protein MKPFIKWPGGKTEELKIILENLAKNINRFYEPFVGGGAVYFAVDNIKEYYINDKSNELINLYKSIQSKNNIFFYAIKEIDKCWKILEKISEDYIYKLSDLYNEYKLNRISDAQLKINIQRFIINNAEKFNGILNDEFIIDEKRILLEFENNLFKKLKRMKKIEKDKGELSIDDIKLNIETGFKSGIYTYFRFLYNNFDKLKLNEHFISSIYYFIREYCYSSMFRYNRNGGFNVPYGGSSYNNKYLTNKIEYIESFEMQNKLGKTEIYSLDFADFFDKVELDENDFIFLDPPYDSSFSTYANNEFSNEDHIRLANFCKNTRAKFMLVIKNTDFIFNLYKEFNIKTFDKKYVVSFQNRNDKRAEHLLITNYDIYNKGNKQWIN, encoded by the coding sequence ATGAAGCCTTTTATAAAATGACCGGGTGGTAAAACCGAAGAACTGAAAATAATTTTAGAGAATCTTGCAAAAAATATCAATAGATTTTATGAACCATTTGTCGGTGGTGGAGCAGTTTATTTTGCAGTTGATAATATAAAAGAATATTATATAAATGATAAGTCTAATGAGTTAATAAATTTATATAAATCAATTCAATCAAAAAACAATATATTTTTTTACGCAATAAAAGAGATAGATAAATGTTGGAAAATTTTAGAAAAAATCAGTGAAGATTATATATATAAATTATCAGATTTATATAATGAATATAAACTTAATAGAATTTCAGATGCACAGCTTAAGATAAACATACAAAGATTTATTATAAACAATGCTGAAAAATTTAATGGTATATTAAATGATGAATTTATTATTGATGAAAAAAGAATATTATTAGAGTTTGAAAATAACCTTTTTAAAAAATTAAAGAGAATGAAAAAAATAGAAAAGGACAAAGGCGAACTTTCAATAGATGATATTAAATTGAACATAGAAACGGGATTTAAAAGTGGAATATATACTTATTTTAGATTTTTGTACAATAATTTTGATAAGTTAAAGTTGAACGAACATTTTATTAGTTCAATTTATTATTTTATTAGAGAATATTGTTACTCATCTATGTTCAGATACAATAGGAATGGTGGTTTCAATGTTCCATATGGTGGGAGTAGTTATAACAACAAATATTTAACAAATAAAATTGAATATATAGAGAGTTTTGAAATGCAAAATAAGTTAGGTAAAACTGAAATTTATTCCCTAGATTTTGCAGATTTTTTTGATAAAGTGGAATTAGATGAGAATGATTTTATATTTTTAGACCCACCGTATGATTCTTCGTTTTCAACTTATGCTAATAATGAATTTTCAAATGAGGATCATATAAGATTAGCTAATTTTTGTAAAAATACTAGAGCTAAGTTTATGTTAGTTATAAAAAATACAGATTTCATTTTTAATCTATATAAAGAATTTAATATCAAAACTTTTGATAAAAAATATGTTGTAAGTTTTCAGAATAGAAACGATAAGAGAGCAGAACATTTGTTAATAACAAATTACGATATTTACAATAAAGGGAATAAACAATGGATAAATTAA
- a CDS encoding ATP-binding protein, with protein sequence MIIKRDFYLNQIIDKKENDRIKIITGIRRCGKSYLLFNLYRDYLLSSGIKENQIITIALDQIDNIEYRNPFRLHQYIKQKTKNINKMYYIFIDEIQLSENVSNPYVETNEKNITFVDVLLSLMKHSNLDIYITGSNSKMLSSDLLTQFRDRGDQVHVNPLSFAEVYELFDDKSEAFEHYFVYGGMPHIYKLQNDEQKSHYLKQLFKQTYIKDILERNKIHNEQQILEILLDFTSSNIGSLTNPSKLANRFLSEKQIHISSNTIFKYLKFFEESYIIHCAYRYDVKGSKYFSTPLKYYFSDIGLRNARLNFRQIENSHIMENIIYNDLLRRGYNIDIGVVEHEFKNGSTRKKIQLEIDFVINKGHKRYYIQSALNIDNLEKKEQEITSLKKINDSFKKIVIVRNKIIPKHDENGILYIGLEDFLLNESIIDL encoded by the coding sequence ATGATAATAAAACGTGATTTTTATCTTAACCAAATAATTGATAAAAAAGAGAATGACAGAATCAAGATTATTACTGGCATAAGAAGATGCGGAAAATCATATTTATTATTCAATTTATATCGTGATTACCTACTTAGCAGTGGGATTAAAGAAAATCAAATTATAACAATTGCTCTTGACCAAATTGATAATATTGAATACCGAAATCCATTTAGATTACATCAATATATTAAGCAAAAAACAAAAAATATAAACAAAATGTACTACATTTTCATTGACGAAATTCAATTATCTGAAAATGTATCAAATCCCTATGTTGAGACTAATGAAAAAAATATAACCTTTGTAGATGTGCTTTTAAGTCTTATGAAACATAGTAACTTAGACATATATATTACTGGTAGTAACTCTAAAATGCTTTCATCAGATTTATTAACTCAATTCAGAGACCGCGGAGACCAAGTGCATGTAAATCCTTTATCTTTTGCTGAAGTTTATGAATTATTTGATGACAAATCAGAAGCTTTTGAACATTATTTTGTATATGGTGGTATGCCACATATTTATAAATTGCAAAATGATGAACAAAAAAGTCATTATCTAAAGCAGTTATTCAAGCAAACATATATTAAAGACATTCTTGAGCGCAACAAAATACATAATGAGCAACAAATACTTGAAATCCTGCTTGACTTTACATCTTCAAATATTGGTTCTTTAACTAATCCCTCTAAGCTTGCAAATCGTTTTTTGTCAGAAAAACAAATACACATATCATCAAATACGATTTTTAAGTATCTTAAATTTTTTGAAGAATCTTATATTATTCATTGCGCTTATCGCTACGATGTAAAGGGTTCTAAATATTTTTCAACCCCACTTAAATATTATTTTTCAGATATTGGTTTAAGAAATGCAAGATTAAATTTTCGCCAAATAGAAAACAGTCATATAATGGAAAATATAATCTACAACGATTTACTTCGAAGAGGATACAATATTGACATTGGTGTTGTAGAACATGAATTTAAAAATGGTTCAACAAGAAAAAAAATTCAGCTTGAAATAGATTTTGTTATAAATAAAGGCCACAAAAGATACTATATTCAATCAGCACTTAATATTGACAATTTAGAAAAAAAAGAACAAGAAATAACCTCGCTTAAAAAAATAAATGATTCATTTAAAAAAATAGTTATAGTAAGAAACAAAATAATTCCAAAACACGATGAAAATGGTATTTTATACATTGGTTTAGAAGATTTTTTACTTAATGAATCAATAATAGACTTATAA
- a CDS encoding MGA_1079 family surface serine endopeptidase, which yields MKSKITKSSLLLSSFVTVFGVVIACGTTPEIKTPAKQNENAKPLPKKPNLDNQNNLSSDKKEEQNNQVEDKKSQENNPTLKNDNKEIKSKPEDQVKTPDPASSDNTTQETPATPENIQPTLFQEQQKSIKKINTFTTLAFSLKLHFAQQINEQTSTQDLKKIEEKVSKLSNLSTKLSDTIKSAEAIKSTPKYTSTTNNADKLLDITLLKAQSFFHNQELVFSSNISDLELQINAVQKELTDAQKALNGTATDEQISQIKTDLEQVNPSFDEAKIKLYRLEDKLNPVAFDVETTKLLTKIGKEGYSFEIKDTKLDNSNNNKIKITYQVTNGQGHRTRISKLLDFKKDNTYTYDIESKISALDTKFQYLDDLYDFDKIALQQINKEHVGQLQDIIKQNFRSKGNKVDHIFQHDLAQISYENENFSAKVNFLALGKIVKQITLQTKDKITLRSTSMTKLERDKADLQLLISSYLTNVEWNKDNLSGSEQILKDLQPIKQGVDHHGIPSILAEKELNNIYKWPKIGKYSLFVKEVLDHSNIYDSNRGGTAKLIFGIKKNNEELPFQDWDLKITESDYKTKYAKNMWYFRPLRNSDIPLPSNWISPNFDEAHKQLIDKINASNFVLRKTPGAKVNGKETLFSVLNPQQLVSQFRKQDAGSALQYLLKLKNNYNNNTQNDSSEFKRTLDESKDATGGDEFDKQSIQAKIDNSANVFVVNTNSIIPSGVTTNQNNISDIINDYFIVYYDVKSERTGELKFKIGFINKSDPSKVYSKSEEITLVNLSNDFQNNIYPELLMNKVSLQDFQYNNQQLTWNKQTLTLNNYSIDTKDITIHEQVQYNNNTYINLKYTYPNQKKETEKIVVGNNWYKVAGSNSVSLDDIKNSSFKWRHSGLNTLIVENYQVIRNRQIEFNAKDAIWSQDGKGASWVLKEKYLEKMLENARDVKLDLTIYGNVLIQDDNRYNRFTKPGDPTIHGSEANYKFPSFTINYSELKRKSEQNIELELPERYNNTNDGSTPLPKLTLLLNVTKKIDGLHFKLSLKGEEYSIIVGNPVNYVNTTQGYDPFKNNDKFDKNKAFILWDRGAGVNVIYENYEQYEEHTRRTNLFDYKQISYTQENAPIPFYTDPNVRKNVYFPNQNVPYEIHNGYLQNNDYINYSTIKSNPQFENNFQRALAFSFGSATMIGKVNNDENDWKFYFITNNHVENVKNFDQLNNSTTGLPNTYRRYSYIVKPSLNFENNVNAGFSYWGGLLKGPNSSNNTKPKPTQGQKQEEDPNSGFLLSQIWSGSDQQSRDGKEHKGHNIDATIFVVDVKPLYDEALAQGKYEYANWLKSWLALENMKFNFNGMDYNINHQSLIYDFSIVGFPYGKQSAYVIHRPGLSNYNVMLRHQNGYVPTYFDAGNSGTGILSADNNYISLINSGTPHNSLQGWNYATRGFNYLGVNFNGEHPLDLKNTKSFAAQILRWHLLAPASANSPWFFNPFKTNTE from the coding sequence ATGAAATCTAAAATTACTAAATCTAGCTTACTTTTATCTTCTTTTGTAACAGTTTTTGGTGTTGTAATCGCTTGTGGAACTACCCCTGAAATTAAAACACCAGCTAAACAAAACGAAAATGCAAAACCACTGCCTAAGAAACCAAATTTAGATAACCAAAATAATTTATCTTCAGACAAAAAAGAAGAGCAAAATAATCAAGTTGAAGATAAAAAAAGTCAAGAAAATAATCCGACCTTAAAAAACGATAACAAAGAAATTAAATCCAAACCAGAAGATCAAGTTAAAACTCCTGATCCTGCCTCATCAGATAATACAACTCAGGAAACACCGGCAACTCCTGAAAATATTCAACCAACTTTGTTTCAAGAACAGCAAAAAAGTATTAAAAAAATTAACACATTTACTACACTAGCTTTTAGTTTAAAATTGCATTTTGCACAACAAATTAATGAACAAACAAGTACTCAAGATCTTAAAAAAATAGAAGAAAAAGTTAGTAAACTTTCTAATTTATCAACAAAATTAAGTGATACTATTAAGTCAGCAGAAGCTATAAAATCAACACCAAAATACACTTCTACTACTAACAATGCTGATAAATTATTAGATATTACTCTTTTAAAAGCGCAGTCATTTTTCCATAATCAAGAACTAGTTTTTTCAAGTAATATTAGTGATTTGGAATTACAAATTAATGCAGTACAAAAAGAATTAACTGATGCACAAAAAGCTCTAAATGGAACAGCAACAGATGAACAAATTAGTCAAATTAAAACTGATTTAGAACAAGTAAATCCTTCATTTGATGAAGCAAAAATTAAACTTTATAGACTTGAAGACAAATTAAATCCAGTAGCTTTTGATGTTGAAACTACAAAATTATTGACTAAAATTGGAAAAGAAGGTTATTCTTTTGAAATCAAAGATACAAAATTAGATAATTCCAACAATAATAAAATTAAAATCACTTATCAGGTAACTAATGGCCAAGGACATAGAACAAGAATTTCAAAATTACTTGATTTTAAAAAAGATAATACCTATACTTATGATATCGAAAGTAAGATATCAGCTTTAGATACAAAGTTTCAATATTTAGATGACTTATATGATTTTGATAAAATTGCTCTTCAACAAATTAACAAAGAACACGTTGGTCAACTTCAAGATATTATTAAGCAAAATTTTAGATCTAAAGGTAATAAAGTTGATCACATTTTTCAACATGATTTGGCTCAAATTAGCTATGAAAATGAAAACTTTAGTGCAAAAGTTAACTTCTTAGCACTAGGAAAAATAGTAAAGCAAATTACACTCCAAACTAAAGATAAAATAACTCTTCGATCTACTAGTATGACCAAGCTTGAAAGAGATAAAGCGGACTTGCAACTTTTAATTTCTAGCTATCTTACAAATGTAGAATGAAATAAAGATAATTTAAGTGGTAGTGAACAAATTTTGAAGGATTTACAACCTATCAAACAAGGTGTTGATCATCATGGAATTCCTTCAATATTGGCAGAAAAGGAGTTAAATAATATTTATAAATGACCAAAAATAGGTAAATATTCACTTTTTGTTAAAGAAGTACTTGATCATTCAAATATTTATGATTCTAATCGCGGTGGGACAGCAAAATTAATTTTTGGAATCAAAAAAAATAATGAAGAACTACCTTTTCAAGATTGAGATTTAAAGATAACTGAAAGTGATTATAAAACTAAATATGCTAAAAATATGTGATATTTTCGACCACTACGAAATAGTGACATTCCGCTACCTTCTAATTGAATAAGTCCTAACTTTGATGAAGCTCATAAACAATTAATTGATAAAATTAATGCTTCTAATTTTGTTTTAAGAAAAACTCCTGGTGCTAAAGTGAACGGAAAAGAAACACTTTTTAGTGTTTTAAACCCTCAACAATTAGTTAGCCAATTTCGAAAACAAGATGCTGGTAGTGCCCTACAATATTTATTAAAACTTAAAAATAATTACAATAACAACACTCAAAATGATTCATCAGAGTTTAAAAGAACATTAGATGAATCAAAAGATGCCACCGGAGGAGATGAATTTGATAAACAAAGTATTCAAGCTAAAATTGACAATTCAGCAAATGTTTTCGTAGTAAATACAAATAGCATAATTCCTAGTGGAGTAACAACTAATCAAAATAATATTTCTGATATTATTAATGACTATTTTATTGTATATTATGATGTAAAATCAGAGAGAACAGGCGAGCTAAAATTCAAAATTGGCTTTATTAATAAAAGTGATCCTAGCAAAGTTTATTCAAAATCAGAAGAAATTACACTTGTAAATTTATCAAATGATTTTCAAAATAATATATATCCAGAATTGCTTATGAACAAAGTGAGTCTACAAGATTTTCAATATAATAATCAACAATTAACTTGAAATAAACAAACTTTGACACTAAATAACTATTCAATTGACACTAAGGATATTACAATTCATGAACAAGTTCAGTATAATAACAATACTTATATTAATTTAAAATATACTTACCCTAACCAAAAAAAAGAAACAGAAAAAATAGTTGTTGGTAATAATTGATACAAGGTTGCTGGTTCAAATTCTGTTTCACTTGATGATATCAAAAATTCAAGCTTCAAATGAAGACATTCAGGTCTTAACACTTTAATAGTAGAAAATTATCAAGTTATTCGAAATCGACAAATTGAATTTAATGCTAAAGATGCAATTTGATCGCAAGATGGAAAAGGTGCATCCTGAGTTTTAAAAGAAAAGTACCTTGAAAAAATGTTAGAAAATGCTCGAGATGTAAAACTAGATTTAACAATTTATGGAAATGTTTTAATTCAAGATGATAATCGCTATAATAGATTCACTAAACCAGGAGATCCTACAATTCATGGCAGTGAAGCTAACTATAAGTTTCCTTCATTTACTATAAACTATTCAGAACTGAAAAGAAAGTCAGAACAAAATATTGAACTTGAACTACCAGAAAGATATAATAATACTAACGATGGCTCTACACCACTTCCCAAATTAACATTATTATTAAATGTTACAAAAAAAATAGATGGATTGCACTTTAAATTAAGTTTGAAAGGTGAAGAATATAGCATTATTGTTGGTAATCCTGTCAATTATGTAAATACCACTCAAGGTTATGATCCTTTTAAAAATAATGATAAATTTGACAAAAATAAAGCTTTTATCCTGTGAGATAGAGGTGCAGGTGTAAATGTTATTTATGAGAATTATGAACAATATGAAGAGCATACTAGACGAACTAATTTATTCGATTATAAACAGATTTCATACACTCAAGAAAATGCACCAATTCCTTTTTATACCGATCCTAATGTTCGAAAAAATGTTTATTTTCCAAACCAAAACGTTCCCTATGAAATTCATAATGGTTATTTACAAAACAATGATTATATAAATTATTCCACTATCAAATCAAATCCTCAATTTGAAAATAATTTCCAACGTGCACTTGCTTTTAGTTTTGGTTCTGCAACGATGATTGGAAAAGTAAATAATGATGAAAATGACTGAAAATTCTACTTTATAACTAATAATCACGTAGAAAATGTCAAAAATTTTGACCAGCTAAATAACTCAACAACTGGCTTACCAAACACTTATCGAAGATATAGTTACATTGTAAAACCTTCACTTAATTTTGAAAATAATGTTAATGCTGGATTTAGTTACTGAGGTGGCCTATTAAAAGGTCCAAATTCTTCAAATAATACAAAACCTAAACCAACACAAGGCCAAAAGCAAGAAGAAGACCCAAATTCTGGATTTCTACTTTCTCAAATTTGATCTGGATCAGATCAACAAAGTCGGGATGGAAAGGAACATAAAGGTCACAATATTGATGCTACTATTTTTGTGGTCGATGTTAAGCCGCTTTATGATGAAGCACTTGCACAAGGAAAATATGAGTATGCCAACTGATTAAAATCATGACTAGCGCTTGAAAATATGAAATTTAATTTCAATGGTATGGATTATAATATAAACCACCAGTCATTAATTTATGACTTTTCAATTGTTGGTTTTCCTTATGGAAAACAATCTGCATATGTTATTCACCGACCAGGTCTAAGCAATTATAATGTAATGTTAAGACATCAAAATGGTTATGTGCCTACATATTTTGATGCCGGAAATTCAGGAACTGGAATTTTAAGTGCTGATAACAATTACATTTCATTAATTAACTCCGGAACACCTCACAACAGTTTGCAAGGTTGAAATTATGCAACTCGCGGTTTTAACTATTTGGGTGTGAACTTCAATGGTGAACATCCATTGGATTTAAAAAATACTAAATCATTTGCTGCTCAAATTTTAAGATGGCATCTACTTGCACCCGCCAGTGCAAATTCACCATGATTTTTTAATCCATTTAAAACAAACACAGAATAA
- a CDS encoding Eco47II family restriction endonuclease, with translation MEIYKLDFISQEDFEKLITNTLKQYNETLESINLKKFNSNLIDPIKLLFDKSVFDKSFEDIIKLEIHKQRDRSNSNIIGYFHQNMFKNIKKCEVPDEGWDVIFTGDDITYYVELKNKHNTMNSSSSAKTFMKMQNHLLNAKDRDRSICALVEVIAKKSQNIPWVITLDKVKQSSNEKLRRISIDKFYEIVTGDKNSFKLICEQLPITIEKIISNNKSLKVQKDTVFEELKNIDNDTLIALYKLAFSTYEGFSW, from the coding sequence ATGGAAATTTATAAGTTAGATTTTATTTCACAAGAAGATTTTGAAAAGCTTATAACTAATACTTTGAAGCAATATAATGAAACGCTTGAGAGTATAAATTTAAAAAAATTCAATAGTAATTTAATTGATCCAATAAAATTACTATTTGATAAAAGTGTTTTTGATAAAAGTTTTGAAGACATAATAAAATTGGAAATTCACAAACAAAGAGATAGATCTAACAGTAATATAATTGGATATTTTCATCAAAATATGTTTAAGAATATAAAAAAATGTGAAGTTCCAGATGAGGGATGAGATGTGATTTTTACTGGTGATGATATAACATATTATGTTGAACTGAAAAATAAACATAATACAATGAATAGTTCATCATCGGCAAAAACATTTATGAAGATGCAAAATCATTTATTAAATGCGAAAGATAGAGATAGAAGCATTTGTGCATTAGTAGAAGTTATTGCTAAAAAATCTCAAAATATTCCGTGGGTTATTACTCTTGATAAAGTGAAACAATCTTCTAATGAAAAATTAAGAAGAATATCAATCGATAAGTTTTATGAAATTGTTACTGGAGATAAAAATTCTTTTAAATTAATATGTGAGCAGCTGCCAATAACAATTGAAAAAATCATTTCTAATAATAAATCACTCAAAGTTCAAAAAGACACAGTTTTTGAAGAGTTAAAAAATATAGATAATGATACACTTATAGCGCTATATAAACTAGCATTTAGTACTTATGAGGGGTTTAGTTGATAG
- a CDS encoding DNA cytosine methyltransferase, giving the protein MKSAYTSIELFAGAGGLALGLEQAGFKHIGLVEYDKYAANTLRANRPKWNVICEDIEIVAKKDLEKEFNIKKGELDLLSGGAPCQSFSYAGKRLGLDDVRGTMFYHYAVFLNKLQPKMLLFENVKGLLSHDNGRTFNTIINIFEQEGYKIFYEVLNAWDYGVAQKRERLIVVGIRNDLVNDKEFLYPSKYKYKPVLSDILQDVPSSLGAKYSKTKEDIFSLVPPGGYWRDIPEDIAKDYMKSCWYMGGGRTGILRRLSLDEPSLTVLTTPQMKQTDRCHPTETRPFTVRENARIQSFPDEWIFTGPMSSQYKQVGNAVPCNLAKEVGLKILEKLEEIRYGNL; this is encoded by the coding sequence ATGAAGAGCGCGTATACAAGTATTGAACTTTTTGCAGGTGCAGGAGGATTGGCCTTAGGGTTAGAGCAGGCGGGATTTAAGCACATCGGATTAGTTGAATATGACAAATATGCTGCTAATACACTAAGAGCTAACAGACCAAAATGGAATGTTATTTGCGAAGATATAGAGATTGTGGCTAAGAAAGATTTAGAAAAGGAATTTAACATAAAAAAAGGAGAATTAGATTTATTATCTGGTGGAGCACCTTGCCAAAGTTTTAGTTATGCTGGTAAAAGATTAGGACTTGATGATGTTAGGGGTACAATGTTTTATCACTATGCAGTTTTTTTAAATAAATTGCAACCTAAAATGTTGTTGTTTGAAAACGTAAAGGGACTTTTATCTCACGATAATGGGAGAACTTTCAACACAATTATCAATATTTTTGAGCAAGAGGGATATAAAATATTCTATGAGGTATTAAATGCTTGAGATTATGGTGTTGCTCAGAAAAGAGAACGATTAATTGTTGTTGGTATAAGAAATGATTTAGTTAATGATAAAGAATTTTTGTATCCTTCAAAATATAAATATAAACCAGTATTATCGGATATTTTACAGGATGTTCCAAGTAGTCTAGGGGCTAAGTATTCAAAAACAAAAGAAGATATTTTTTCATTAGTTCCTCCAGGTGGGTATTGAAGAGATATTCCTGAAGACATAGCTAAAGACTATATGAAGTCTTGTTGGTATATGGGTGGTGGAAGAACAGGGATACTAAGGAGATTGAGTTTAGATGAGCCGTCATTAACAGTTTTAACTACACCTCAAATGAAACAAACTGATAGATGTCATCCAACAGAGACTAGACCATTTACTGTTAGAGAAAATGCTAGAATACAATCTTTTCCAGATGAATGGATATTTACAGGGCCGATGTCTTCACAATATAAGCAAGTTGGAAATGCGGTTCCTTGTAATTTGGCCAAAGAAGTAGGTTTAAAAATATTGGAGAAGTTAGAGGAAATTAGATATGGAAATTTATAA
- a CDS encoding BC85_0335 family putative methyltransferase — MPIWKIILLITGIIALLVALVSFVWTWVKKNKLIKKYNFEHQSQNYDQWIDLKSQVTELESDIWLVESLEFVINKIRETNSKANLFVEKDGIVACLSQKNIQNSTNTVFESWLDQNSLAKNIEKLQIKNLNYTSKCDAFFDFILISAEINPKNFQEFLEKVKIGGHLIWKYKKRQRRAILKMLKLHKIHFDEFFYYDFLIIQKKIN; from the coding sequence ATGCCGATTTGAAAAATTATTTTATTAATAACAGGAATTATTGCGCTTCTGGTTGCTCTTGTCTCCTTTGTTTGAACATGAGTCAAAAAAAATAAATTAATTAAAAAATATAACTTTGAACACCAAAGTCAAAATTATGACCAGTGAATAGATCTAAAATCACAAGTCACTGAATTAGAAAGCGATATTTGGCTCGTTGAAAGTCTTGAATTTGTTATTAATAAAATAAGGGAAACAAATTCAAAAGCAAATTTATTTGTTGAAAAAGACGGAATTGTTGCTTGTCTTAGTCAAAAAAATATCCAAAACTCGACAAATACAGTTTTTGAATCTTGGCTTGATCAAAACAGTTTGGCAAAAAATATTGAAAAATTGCAAATAAAAAATCTGAATTACACAAGTAAGTGCGATGCTTTTTTTGATTTTATTTTAATTTCGGCAGAAATTAACCCTAAAAATTTTCAAGAATTTTTAGAAAAGGTTAAAATTGGTGGACATTTAATTTGAAAATATAAAAAAAGGCAGCGAAGGGCAATTTTAAAAATGTTAAAATTGCATAAAATTCACTTCGATGAATTTTTTTATTATGATTTTTTGATAATTCAAAAAAAAATAAATTAA
- the greA gene encoding transcription elongation factor GreA, protein MKKMMNDEVLLTQQKLDEIKKELEHLINVERVNVIQEIKDARSQGDLSENAEYDVAREKQGIIESKIREFEAIIAKAKIIETRSGSKRVSIGSKVTLKNLESGLVQTFQIVSSIDADPFANKISNFSPIAQVLLGQHEGDEVEVDVNEKYSVKILEVTNE, encoded by the coding sequence ATGAAAAAAATGATGAATGATGAAGTTCTTTTAACCCAACAAAAACTTGATGAAATAAAAAAAGAACTTGAACATTTAATAAATGTTGAGCGTGTTAATGTTATTCAAGAAATTAAAGACGCTCGTTCTCAAGGCGATCTTTCTGAAAATGCCGAATATGATGTAGCCCGTGAAAAACAAGGGATAATTGAGTCAAAAATACGTGAATTTGAAGCTATTATTGCTAAAGCAAAAATAATTGAAACTCGTTCAGGATCAAAACGAGTTTCAATTGGATCAAAAGTTACTCTTAAAAATCTTGAAAGTGGTTTAGTTCAAACTTTTCAAATCGTTTCTTCAATTGACGCTGATCCTTTTGCGAATAAAATTTCCAATTTTTCGCCGATTGCACAAGTTCTTTTAGGTCAACATGAAGGAGATGAAGTTGAAGTTGATGTAAATGAAAAATATTCGGTTAAAATTCTGGAAGTAACTAACGAATAA